In the Desulfuromonas sp. DDH964 genome, CCAGGTCGAGGGCGTCCGGGTCGGTGGCCGCCGTCGGCGTGAGAATGCAGCGCCGCCCCTGGTAGAGAGTCGGGAAGGCGGCTTCGGCGCCGCTCTTTTCGGTGCCGGCGATCGGATGGCCGGGGACAAAGTGGATCCCGGCCGGAACCAGGGGCGCGATCGCTTCGATCACCGCCCCCTTGACGCTGCCGCCATCGGTGAGAATCGCACCCGGCTTCATCGCCGGCAGCACCCGGGCCGCCACCGCAGCCAGACTCAGCACCGGGGTCGCGAGGAAGACCAGGTCGGCGTCGGCAACGCCCGCCACCGTATCACTTTCGATCCGATCGATTACGCCGAGCCGCAGGGCTGTCTCGAGATTCGCCAGGCCGCGACCGATACCGACCACTTCACCGACCGCACCGGCCTGCTTCAGAGCCAGGGCGAGGGAACCGCCGATCAGACCGACCCCGATAACCGCGAGCCGGGGGATGAACAACTTATCCTGAGACGAACCAGCCATGGATGCTTCCTGTAGAAATGGATGGAGATCTTGAAGATGCCGCGACAGGATTTCCGCCCTTATCGCGCCTTCGGGTAGGAGCCAAGCACCCGGAACAGGGTGCAGTACCCCTTGAGTTCTTCGAGGGCATCATGCACCGACGGCTCCTCGGCATGCCCCTCCAGGTCGAGAAAGAAGATATATTCCCAGGCCTTCTTCTTGAAGGGACGACTCTCGATTTTCGACAGGTTGAGCTGGCGCTTGCTGAAGGGTTCGAGCATCCGGTAGAGGATCCCCGGTTCGTCGCGGACGCTGAACATGATCGAGGTCTTGTCGCGCCCGGACGGGGCCGGCGTCTGCATGCCGATCACCAGAAAGCGGGTGAAATTGTTGGGATTGTCCTCGATCTTCTTTTTCACCACCTGGAGATCATAGAGGTTGGCGGCCATTTCGCTGGCAATCGCCGCGGCGCTGTCGTCCTCGGCCACCATCTGCGCCGCCAGGGCGGTGCTGGCGACATCGACCAGCGGGATGTCGGGAAGGTTCTCCTGCAACCACTTGCGGCACTGGGCCAGCGCCTGGGGGTGCGAAACGACCTTGCGCACCCGGCTGAGATCACCGGAGCGCGACAATAGATCATGGGAGATTTCCAGGAGAATCTCGGCATGGATCTTCAGCTCGGACTCCATGAACATGTCGAGGGTGTGCGAGACGACCCCCTCGTTCGAATTCTCCACCGGCACCACGCCATAGTCGGCGCGCCCGCGCAGCACCTCGTCAAAGACGGTGGCGATCCCCTTTTGCGGCACCAGCTGCGCCGAGAGTCCGAACTGCTGCATGGCGGCGACATGGGTATAGGTGGCCAGCGGCCCGAGAAAGGCGACCTTCATCGGCTGTTCGAGGGAGAGGGAAGCAGAGATCACCTCCCGGAAGACGCGGCGGATGGCATCGGTCGGAAAGGGACCGGGGTTATGCTCGGCGAGGCGCCGGTAGATCGCCTGCTCCCGGCTGGGAACATAAAACTGCTGGCTGCTTCCGGCCTTCGCCTTGCCGACCTCGAGCACCACCCGGGCCCGCTCGTTGAGCAGGTCGAGTATTTTGTCGTCGATGCTGTCGATCTTCTTTCGCAACCCGTCCAGCTTTCCTGCCGCCATTGCTCACCTCGTCACAGTCATAAGGGATGGGAAATGTAGCCCATCCGCCACGAAATTGCAATTCCCGTCGGCGCCGGCCGCCCGGCCGCAGTTTCCCTTGACCACCTCGCCGGGCGCGGCTAAACTGCTCGCCACTGACCCGAATCTGCCGCCGGAGGCCTGTATGTCCATCTCATTGAAGGTTCGCGCCTGTATCGAACGCTCGTCCTGGATCCGGAAGATGTTCGAGGAGGGGGCGCAGCTGCGCGCCATCCATGGCGACGAAAATGTCTTTGACTTTACCCTCGGCAACCCTTCGGTGGAGCCGCCGGAGGCACTGCGCCTTGAGCTGGCGCGCCTCGCCGCCGCGCCCCTCCCCGGCATGCATCGCTACATGAACAACGCCGGCTACGAGGAGACCCGGGCCGCAGTTGCCGCGGTCGTCTCCGAGAAGTCCCCGCAACCGCTCGGCGCCGAGCATGTGATCATGACCTGCGGCGCCGGCGGCGCCCTTAACGTCGCGCTGAAGACGGTTCTCAACCCCGGCGAGGAGGTGATTATTCTCACCCCCTACTTCGTCGAATACAAGTTTTACGTCGACAATCACGGCGGCGTTACCCGGGAGGTCTGGACCGACCGGGAGACCTTCCAGCTTGACATTCCGGCGATTGAAAAGGCGATTACCCCGAACACCCGGGCGCTGCTGCTCAATTCGCCCAACAACCCGACCGGCGTCGTCTATCCGGCGGCCAGTCTTAAGGCGCTGGGGGAAATGCTGGCGCGCAAGGAGCAGGAGCTGGAGCGGACCATCTTCGTCATCTCCGACGAACCCTACGCCCGCCTCAGCTACGATGTCGAGGTTCCGGGAATTTTCCGTTACGTGCGCAACGCGGTGATTGCGACCTCCCACTCCAAGGACCTCGCCCTCCCGGGTGAGCGGATCGGGTACCTGGCGGTCAACCCGGCGCTGGAAGACGTCAAGCTCTTTCTGGAGGGGGCGATCTTCTGCAACCGGGTGCTCGGCTTCGTCAATGCGCCGGCGCTGATGCAGCGACTGGTCGCCGGCTTGCAGCGGATAAGCGTCGACGTCGAGGAGTACCGCGCCAAGCGGGACCTCCTCTACGACAACCTGACCGCCCTGGGCTTTTCGATGGTCAAACCGCAAGGCGGGTTTTATCTCTTCCCCAAATCCCCCCTCGCCGACGACCTCGCTTTCGTCCGGCTCGCCCAGAAGCACAACATCCTGCTCGTCCCCGGCACCGGCTTCGGCGCCCCGGGCTTCTTCCGCATCGCCTATTGCATCGATACGGCAATCATTCAGCGCAGCCTGCCGGCCTGGGAGAAAGTGGCGAAAGAGGCGGGGCTTTAGGGGGAATTTTGAATTTTGAATCAAAAGTTGGGTTCAATTCCCCGCAGCTTGCTGCGCGATTTTTACTAAGGGTGTAGGCTGTTGATACCCCGTAGCTTGCTGCGGGGTAGTTCATTTTTGAATTTTGAATTTTGAATTTTGAATTTTGAATTTTGAATTTTGAATTTTGAATTTTGAATTTTGAATTTTGAATTTTGAGTTCTGAGCTCTGAGTTCTGAGGGCAGCGAGACGACGAATCACGAATCACGAATCACGAATCACGAATCACGAATCACGAATCACGAATCACGAATCACGAGTCACGGTATCTAATTAATGGAAAAACGATTTCTCTCCCCCGCTGAAACCGTCGAGGCGATTGTCGCTGCCGGCCGCCGGGTGACCACCCAGCCGCTGTCGCGGACCATGGTGCTGAGCCTGCTGGCCGGCTTCTATATCGCCTTCGGCGCCGAACTGGCGACGGTCGTCACCGAGGACGCGGCGATCCACCTCGGCCAGGGGGTCGCCCGTTTCCTGGGGGGGAGCGTCTTCTCGCTCGGCCTGATGCTGGTGGTCATCTGCGGCGCCGAACTCTTTACCGGCAACAGCCTGCTGACCAAGGCGGCGCTGGTGCGGGAAATTTCCTGGGGGAAGCTGCTGGAAAACTGGCTGGTGGTGATCGTCGGCAACTTTCTCGGCTCGCTCTTCTTCGCCTGGCTGATGTTCCGCTCCAACCTCTGGCAGAGCGGCCAGGTCGCCGAGCACGCCGTCAGGATCGCCGCCGCCAAGACCGCCCTCCCCTTCGACGTCGCCCTGGTGCGGGGGATTCTCTGTAACTGGCTGGTCTGCCTGGCGGTTTTCATGGCAACCGCGGCCCGCGACATCCCAGGGAAGATTCTCGCCTGCTACGGTCCGATCATGGCTTTCGTGGCGAGCGGTTTTGAACACTCGGTCGCCAACATGTACTTTATTCCGACCGGGCTATTTCTCGCCGAGCGCCTCGGCACCCCCGCCGCCGGCCTGACCTGGACCAACTTCTTTGTCGCCAACCTGGTTCCAGTCACCCTCGGCAACATCATTGGCGGTGTCGTCTTCGTCGCCTTCGCCTACTGGTTCGTCCATTTGAAAAAGGCCTGAGCACCTCCCCTGCTACCACTCAGCACCCAGCACTCAATCCGTCCCCAGCGCCGGTCGCACATCCCGTACCCGCAATTGCAACTGTCTTCGCCCCTGCCACTCGTTGAATTCCGGATGAACCAGAAGGTCGACCGGGGCATCGAGCAGCTGCCGCTGTCCGGCCAGACGCCAGGCCACGCAGGGGAGGCTATAGCCATCCTGCTGGGCAGTAAACCTGAGGTGCTCCTCGCCGAGCAGGCGAACCTGCCGGGCGGATATGTCGCGCAGGACGAAAGCCGGCTCCGCATTCCCCATCCCGAAAGGGGCGAGCCGCTCCAGGTCCTCGACGGCGGCGGCATCGAGCTCCGCGAGCAGAAGCTCCCCGTCGAAGAGAACCTCGGGAATCAGGTTTTCCGCAACCAGGCGTTGCCGCGCCTGCGCTTCGAAGGCGCGGCGGAAAAGCTCCAGAGAAGATCCCGCCAGGCTCAGACCGGCCGCGAACTCATGCCCTCCGAACCCCTCCAGGTGTTCCCGGCAGGCCGCCAGGGCCTGGTAGAGGTGAAAACCGCGGATCGAGCGCGCCGATCCCTTCCCCTGCTCCCCTTCCAGCGCGATCAGGACCGTCGGCCGGTGGTAGCGCTCGACCAGGCGGCTCGCGACGATGCCGATGACCCCCGGATGCCAGCGCTCGTCGGCCAGGACAATACTCTGGTCGGCCTGGTCCGCAACCGATTCGAGCGCGGCAATCGCCTGTTGCAGGGTCTCCTCCTCAAGCCGCCTCCGTTCCTGGTTGAAACGGTCAAGCTGGCTGGCCAGCGCCTTGGTCTCGCGCCCTTCCCGGTCGAGCAGGAGGTCGACGCCGCGGCCGGCATCCTCAAGGCGACCGGCGGCATTGAGGCGCGGGGCGAGTTGGAAGCCGACGCTGCCGGCCGTCACCCGACGCACCCCGGCGACTTCGCGCAGGTCCCTGACCCCCGGGCGCCGATTCTGTTCGAGCAGGGGGAGCCCGGCCCTGACCAGGATGCGGTTGATTCCGGTCAGGGGGACGAGGTCGGCAATCGTCCCCAGAGCGACCAGATCGAGTCCATAGCGCAGGTCGGGTTCCGGGCGGATTGAAAAGTGACCCATTTCGCGCAGTGCCTGGCGCAGGGCGACCAGCAGGAAAAAGGCGACGCCGACGCCGGCGAGCTGTTGGCCGGGAAAGGTCTCACCGGGGAGCTGCGGATTGACAATGGCGTGGGCGACGGGGAGCGGGTCGGGAGGCTGGTGATGGTCGGTGATGATCAGGTCGAGGCCCAGCTCACGAGCGATGCGGGCTTCGGTAACGGCGGAGACCCCGCAGTCGACGGAGAGGACCACCGTTACCCCCTGGGCAGCCGCTTCCTTGAGGGCGGCAGCGGACAGGCCGTAGCCGTCGCGCAGACGCAGAGGGATGTGGGAGAGGACCTCGGCGCCGAAACTCCGCAGGTTCTCCACCAGCAGCGCAGTGCCAGTGATGCCGTCGACATCGTAGTCGCCATGGACCAGGATGCGTTCTCCACCGCAAATGGCACGGACCAGGCGCGCCACCGCCGTTGCCATCCCGCCAAGGGCTGTCGGGTCGGGGAGGTCACGCAGCCCGGCGGCGAGAAAGGCCCGGGCCGAATCGCCGTCGGTGAAACCGCGCCCGTGCAGAACCCGCGCAGTCAGGGGGCCAACACCAAGGTCGCGACAGAGGCGGGTGAGGGACGGAGCGTCCGCTTCCGTCCCGCGCTGGCGCCAGCGGCGCTCGGTTACCGGCTCCATGGCGGCCCCGCGCCGGCAATCGGTGCAACGCGGTAGGGTTCGATCAGGACCCGACCGAGGTAATCGACCCGGCTGTGGTCAAAAAATCCGCGGCGGATCATTTCGGGATCACGACTCCCCCAGAAGTTCCCGCCCAGTTCGACATCTTCGGGGACGTCTTCGCCGAGGACAACGCTGAATTCACGGCTGGCGAGAATTTCGTTGCCGGTAATGAGATAATCGCGCGGTTCGGCGGTAATGAAGATGCCGCGCACGTTTTCAACCAGGCGGTTGCCCCGAATGCGCGGAGCCCCGTAATGAAACCGGATCGCCGTGCCGTTGTTGCGTAGCAAGTTGTGCTCGATGCGGATGGCACTGCCGAAAAAGCGGATGCCGACCAGATTGCCGTCGAAGAGGGAATTTTCGACGAGGAGGGTCGACTCCTGGCTGTGCAGGGCACTGTCCGCCTGCCGAAAGATGCAGTTGCTAAAGCGACTGCCCGGACTTGCGCTGAGGTTGATCCCGCCCCAGCTTCCGGCGGGTGCGCCAGGATCGGCGGCGGCAAAAGTGATCGGTTTTTCCGGCAGGCCATCGGCCACCAGGATGCCGCGGACAATCAGTTCACTTCCGGGGAAATTGGGGTGGTCCTGCAGCAGATCCTCACCGGGGCCGGGGGGGAGGAAGAGCACCCGGCTGCCGGGGGCGATCCGCAGCTGGCTGTCGGCAAGGAGGGTGACGTCACCGGAGAGATAGACCGTCCCCTGCCAGAAGAGGTCCCCGCTCAGCTCGCCACGCAGCACCCGCTGGGGCTGACATCCGGCGAGGAGGAGGGTGAGCAGAAGGAAAACAAGGAGAGCGGATTGGCGGCGCGGAATCATGGGACTCCAAAACGCTTCCGGCCGGCGCTCTGCGCCGGCCGGAAGGAGGGGGTTCTATTTCATCCCCTGGGTCGCCTCGGCCGGCAACTCCGGGTGCGCTTTCAGGAATTCGAGTTCGGCCCGGATCTTGTCGGCCCCCGGGCCGCTGGGGCTGATCGCGAGGTAGCGTTCCCAGGCTTTGCGGGCCTTTTCCAGGTCTTTCAGGTCGTAGCGGTAGACAATCCCGAGATTGAAAAGGCTCTGGGCATGGTCGGGCGCAATCTGGTTGGCCCGGTTGAAATTTTCGATGGCGCGGTCGTACCAGCCGAGTTGACGGAACATGACCCCCTGGTCGGTCAGGACATCGGGATCGTTGCCGTCAAGCTCGAGGGCCTTGCCATAGGCCTCGACCGCCTTCATCGGCTGCTGCGAATCGAAATAGTTGTGCCCGAGCTGCACCCAGGCGTTGCGGTTACCGGGATCCTGGGCGACGATCCCTTCCAGCATCGAGATCTGCTGCTGGTAGTTGACCGCCGGCACCGGTGCCGTCGGCGGTGCAGAGGAGGCTGTCGTGGAAGAGGGACCCTGAAGACGACTGGCGACCAGGACCCCGACGAGGATGCCGACGATCAGGGCCACTCCGGCAAAAAACCAGACTTCCTTTTTCATGCGCCCCTCCCGCTGCTGACCGGTTCAGCATTCCCCTTGCGCCGCTCCCAGAAGAGAATCACCGGGCTGGCGACGAAGATCGAGGAGTAGGTGCCGATGAGGATGCCGACGAGCATGGCGAAGGCAAAGCCATGGATAACCCCGCCGCCGAAGATGAAGAGGGCGAGAACCACCAGCAGGGTCGTCCCGGAGGTGAGAATCGTTCGCGACAGGGTCTCGTTGACACTGCGATTGATGATCGCAGCCAGCCCATCCTTGGAATGTTTCCCCATGTTCTCGCGGATCCGGTCGCAGACGATGATGGTGTCGTTGAGGGAATAACCGATGATGGCGAGGAAGGCAGCGATGATCGGCAGGTCGATTTCCATGTTGAAGAGGGAAAAGGCGCCGAGGGTGATCAGCACGTCGTGGAGGGTGGCGATCACTGCGCCGAGGCCAAAACGGAATTCGAAGCGCCAGGTGATGTAGATCAGGATGCCGACAATGGCCCATACAACGGCCAGCAGCCCCTTCTGGCGGAGGTCCTTGCCAACCTGGGGCCCGACCATTTCAGCCCGCCGCAGATCGACCTTGCCGCTGCCGTAGGTCTGCTCGAGCATCGTTTGCACCTTCTGTGACAGGCCTTCGAGCTCGTCGCTGGTGTTCTGGGCCCGGATCAGGAATTCGTTCGGCTGGTCACCGAACTGCTGCACGCTGATCGAGCCGAGATCGAGCTCCTTGAGGGCGGCCTTGATGGCGCCGGCATCGGTCGGTTGTTCGAACTTGACCTGGACCAGAGTCCCCCCGGCGAAATCGATGCCGTAGTTGGGTCCCCCCTTGGCCACCAGCGAACCGATGCCGATCAGGATCAGCACCCAGGAGAAGATGACGGCCATTTTGCACTTGCCGACAAAGTCGATATTGATATCCGGTCTGACGATTTGCATGCCGGGCTCCTTAAATGCTCAACCGCTTGACCTGGCGCTGGTCAAGGAAGTAGTCGAAAATGACGCGGGAAACAAAGATGGCCGTGTAAAGGGAGGCGAGAATCCCCACCGAGAGTGTTACCGCAAACCCCTTGACCGGACCGGTCCCGAACTGGAACAGGATCAGAGCCGCCAGCAGGGTGGTGACGTTGGCGTCGATAATGGTGACAAAGGCCTTGGAAAAGCCGGCGTCGAGGGCCGCGCGCGCAGGTTTGCCGAGACGCAGTTCCTCGCGGATACGCTCGAAAATCAAAACGTTGGCATCGACCGCCATCCCCAGGGTAAGCACGATACCGGCGATACCGGGCATCGTCAGGGTCGCCTTGAAGAGGGAGAGAAGCGCCAGGATCAGCACGAAATTGAGGATCAGGGCGATATTGGCCACCACTCCGGAGAGCCGGTAGTAGATCAGCATGGTGATGATCACCAGGATCGCGCCGACGATCGCCGAGAGGGTCCCCTGTTCGATGGAATCGCGACCGAGGGACGGTCCGACGGTACGATTCTCGAGGATTTTCACCGGGGCCGGCAGGGAACCGGCACGCAGGACGATGGCGAGATCGGTCGCCTCCTGCTCGGTGAAGGAGCCGCTGATCTGGGCACTGCCGCCGGAGATCCGCTCCCGGATTACCGGGGCCGAGTAGACGGTATCAT is a window encoding:
- a CDS encoding prephenate dehydrogenase, with amino-acid sequence MAGSSQDKLFIPRLAVIGVGLIGGSLALALKQAGAVGEVVGIGRGLANLETALRLGVIDRIESDTVAGVADADLVFLATPVLSLAAVAARVLPAMKPGAILTDGGSVKGAVIEAIAPLVPAGIHFVPGHPIAGTEKSGAEAAFPTLYQGRRCILTPTAATDPDALDLVRRVWEVAGSEVVVMGVEKHDRVLAAISHLPHMVAYALVNAVGAYDRYQENILEYSAGGFRDFTRIASSDPTMWRDIAVTNREALLEMIEQFETHLAELKEDIRRSDAERLYEFFLRSKQSRDAIL
- the pheA gene encoding prephenate dehydratase, giving the protein MAAGKLDGLRKKIDSIDDKILDLLNERARVVLEVGKAKAGSSQQFYVPSREQAIYRRLAEHNPGPFPTDAIRRVFREVISASLSLEQPMKVAFLGPLATYTHVAAMQQFGLSAQLVPQKGIATVFDEVLRGRADYGVVPVENSNEGVVSHTLDMFMESELKIHAEILLEISHDLLSRSGDLSRVRKVVSHPQALAQCRKWLQENLPDIPLVDVASTALAAQMVAEDDSAAAIASEMAANLYDLQVVKKKIEDNPNNFTRFLVIGMQTPAPSGRDKTSIMFSVRDEPGILYRMLEPFSKRQLNLSKIESRPFKKKAWEYIFFLDLEGHAEEPSVHDALEELKGYCTLFRVLGSYPKAR
- a CDS encoding pyridoxal phosphate-dependent aminotransferase, with translation MSISLKVRACIERSSWIRKMFEEGAQLRAIHGDENVFDFTLGNPSVEPPEALRLELARLAAAPLPGMHRYMNNAGYEETRAAVAAVVSEKSPQPLGAEHVIMTCGAGGALNVALKTVLNPGEEVIILTPYFVEYKFYVDNHGGVTREVWTDRETFQLDIPAIEKAITPNTRALLLNSPNNPTGVVYPAASLKALGEMLARKEQELERTIFVISDEPYARLSYDVEVPGIFRYVRNAVIATSHSKDLALPGERIGYLAVNPALEDVKLFLEGAIFCNRVLGFVNAPALMQRLVAGLQRISVDVEEYRAKRDLLYDNLTALGFSMVKPQGGFYLFPKSPLADDLAFVRLAQKHNILLVPGTGFGAPGFFRIAYCIDTAIIQRSLPAWEKVAKEAGL
- the recJ gene encoding single-stranded-DNA-specific exonuclease RecJ, whose translation is MEPVTERRWRQRGTEADAPSLTRLCRDLGVGPLTARVLHGRGFTDGDSARAFLAAGLRDLPDPTALGGMATAVARLVRAICGGERILVHGDYDVDGITGTALLVENLRSFGAEVLSHIPLRLRDGYGLSAAALKEAAAQGVTVVLSVDCGVSAVTEARIARELGLDLIITDHHQPPDPLPVAHAIVNPQLPGETFPGQQLAGVGVAFFLLVALRQALREMGHFSIRPEPDLRYGLDLVALGTIADLVPLTGINRILVRAGLPLLEQNRRPGVRDLREVAGVRRVTAGSVGFQLAPRLNAAGRLEDAGRGVDLLLDREGRETKALASQLDRFNQERRRLEEETLQQAIAALESVADQADQSIVLADERWHPGVIGIVASRLVERYHRPTVLIALEGEQGKGSARSIRGFHLYQALAACREHLEGFGGHEFAAGLSLAGSSLELFRRAFEAQARQRLVAENLIPEVLFDGELLLAELDAAAVEDLERLAPFGMGNAEPAFVLRDISARQVRLLGEEHLRFTAQQDGYSLPCVAWRLAGQRQLLDAPVDLLVHPEFNEWQGRRQLQLRVRDVRPALGTD
- the secF gene encoding protein translocase subunit SecF; translated protein: MQIVRPDINIDFVGKCKMAVIFSWVLILIGIGSLVAKGGPNYGIDFAGGTLVQVKFEQPTDAGAIKAALKELDLGSISVQQFGDQPNEFLIRAQNTSDELEGLSQKVQTMLEQTYGSGKVDLRRAEMVGPQVGKDLRQKGLLAVVWAIVGILIYITWRFEFRFGLGAVIATLHDVLITLGAFSLFNMEIDLPIIAAFLAIIGYSLNDTIIVCDRIRENMGKHSKDGLAAIINRSVNETLSRTILTSGTTLLVVLALFIFGGGVIHGFAFAMLVGILIGTYSSIFVASPVILFWERRKGNAEPVSSGRGA
- a CDS encoding right-handed parallel beta-helix repeat-containing protein; this translates as MIPRRQSALLVFLLLTLLLAGCQPQRVLRGELSGDLFWQGTVYLSGDVTLLADSQLRIAPGSRVLFLPPGPGEDLLQDHPNFPGSELIVRGILVADGLPEKPITFAAADPGAPAGSWGGINLSASPGSRFSNCIFRQADSALHSQESTLLVENSLFDGNLVGIRFFGSAIRIEHNLLRNNGTAIRFHYGAPRIRGNRLVENVRGIFITAEPRDYLITGNEILASREFSVVLGEDVPEDVELGGNFWGSRDPEMIRRGFFDHSRVDYLGRVLIEPYRVAPIAGAGPPWSR
- a CDS encoding formate/nitrite transporter family protein — translated: MEKRFLSPAETVEAIVAAGRRVTTQPLSRTMVLSLLAGFYIAFGAELATVVTEDAAIHLGQGVARFLGGSVFSLGLMLVVICGAELFTGNSLLTKAALVREISWGKLLENWLVVIVGNFLGSLFFAWLMFRSNLWQSGQVAEHAVRIAAAKTALPFDVALVRGILCNWLVCLAVFMATAARDIPGKILACYGPIMAFVASGFEHSVANMYFIPTGLFLAERLGTPAAGLTWTNFFVANLVPVTLGNIIGGVVFVAFAYWFVHLKKA
- a CDS encoding tetratricopeptide repeat protein, with protein sequence MKKEVWFFAGVALIVGILVGVLVASRLQGPSSTTASSAPPTAPVPAVNYQQQISMLEGIVAQDPGNRNAWVQLGHNYFDSQQPMKAVEAYGKALELDGNDPDVLTDQGVMFRQLGWYDRAIENFNRANQIAPDHAQSLFNLGIVYRYDLKDLEKARKAWERYLAISPSGPGADKIRAELEFLKAHPELPAEATQGMK